In Akkermansia muciniphila, one DNA window encodes the following:
- a CDS encoding class II aldolase/adducin family protein produces the protein MSEDWSISPPLPDKVFPWEKYNPVTREEVNEFFHSPEILVIKERMCDIGRRLWNREYVDGNGGNISVRVAQNLLLCSPTLCSKGFMTVEDICMVDMDARQKAGIRPSTSEVKTHIAMMKSVGVNACIHAHPPHCNAFLFAGQVPPSGINPEADIFLGHIPLAPYGTPGSLETARAVAEAAKQSTVVFMENHGVITGARDVEEAEWFMENADTYCRMVLMAGLHKAPLNQVGPEGVADFLAIRKSIGYAVPDNQPLYNTETYAGYRLGKSGK, from the coding sequence ATGTCAGAAGACTGGTCAATCTCCCCCCCCCTTCCGGACAAAGTGTTCCCATGGGAAAAATACAACCCCGTCACGCGGGAGGAAGTGAATGAATTCTTCCATTCCCCGGAAATTCTGGTCATCAAGGAACGCATGTGCGACATAGGGCGCCGCCTGTGGAACCGGGAATATGTGGACGGCAACGGGGGCAATATCTCCGTGCGCGTGGCCCAGAACCTGCTGCTCTGCTCCCCTACCCTGTGCTCCAAAGGCTTCATGACTGTGGAAGACATCTGCATGGTGGACATGGACGCGCGCCAGAAGGCGGGCATACGCCCCTCCACCAGCGAGGTGAAAACGCACATTGCCATGATGAAATCCGTGGGAGTCAATGCCTGCATTCATGCCCACCCCCCACACTGCAATGCTTTCCTGTTTGCCGGACAGGTTCCCCCCTCCGGAATTAATCCGGAAGCGGATATCTTCCTGGGACATATCCCGCTGGCCCCTTACGGAACGCCCGGTTCTCTGGAAACGGCCCGGGCTGTGGCGGAAGCTGCCAAACAGTCCACCGTCGTTTTCATGGAAAACCACGGAGTCATTACCGGAGCACGTGACGTGGAAGAAGCGGAATGGTTCATGGAAAATGCGGACACCTACTGCCGCATGGTGCTGATGGCCGGCCTGCACAAAGCGCCTTTGAACCAGGTGGGGCCGGAAGGCGTGGCGGACTTCCTCGCTATTCGCAAATCCATCGGCTACGCCGTGCCGGACAATCAGCCCCTGTACAATACGGAAACCTACGCCGGGTACAGGCTGGGCAAATCCGGCAAATAG
- the fucK gene encoding L-fuculokinase — protein MYSLCLDCGATNVRAMVVNEQGVIVGKAAQPNATLPGEENPEFHIWDADRIFKQLSECAVKALEGLDVKQVVAATVTTFGVDGALVDDAGNLLYPVISWKCPRTAEVMKNIGKYIPQEELNRISGVGAFAFNTIYKLIWLKENRPELLKKAHAWLFISNLLAYRLTGIMATDRTMAGTSQLTDLETGDFSELILNRLGLRRSLFPAIVNAGETIGHLTPEAADAMNLPALEGIPVISAGHDTQFAIFGSGAAKDQPVLSSGTWEILMARSAQATLTREDYEDGATAEFDAESSLLNPGLQWLGSGIIEWVKAACFHGESYDAMDAEAAVVPPGCDGVTMIPDFLASGDRKGSINGLVLGRTRGHIYRAAMEALTWRLKSRLRRLESVGGFKSEFLILVGGGARNSVWTQIRADILRIPVKVSEVSESTVLGASMFAFAGAGVYSTPEQARDAFGITYRTYMPGSQEAAYENLNQ, from the coding sequence ATGTACTCCCTTTGCTTGGACTGCGGCGCGACTAACGTGCGCGCCATGGTTGTGAATGAACAAGGCGTCATTGTGGGGAAAGCCGCACAGCCGAACGCCACGCTGCCCGGTGAGGAAAATCCCGAATTTCATATCTGGGACGCCGACCGGATTTTCAAACAGCTCTCCGAATGTGCCGTGAAAGCCCTGGAAGGCCTGGATGTCAAACAGGTGGTGGCCGCCACGGTTACCACCTTTGGCGTGGACGGGGCGCTTGTGGATGACGCCGGCAATCTGCTCTATCCAGTCATCTCCTGGAAATGCCCCCGCACAGCGGAGGTCATGAAAAACATCGGCAAATATATCCCGCAAGAGGAACTTAACCGTATCTCCGGCGTGGGGGCCTTTGCCTTCAATACCATTTACAAACTCATCTGGCTCAAGGAAAACCGCCCGGAACTTCTGAAAAAAGCCCATGCGTGGCTCTTCATCTCCAACCTGCTGGCGTACAGGCTCACCGGCATCATGGCGACAGACCGGACCATGGCAGGGACCTCCCAGCTCACGGATCTGGAAACGGGAGATTTTTCCGAACTTATTTTGAACCGCCTCGGCCTGAGACGCAGCCTCTTTCCTGCCATCGTGAATGCAGGGGAAACTATCGGCCACCTTACGCCGGAAGCGGCAGACGCGATGAATCTCCCAGCCCTGGAGGGTATTCCCGTCATTTCCGCCGGGCATGACACCCAGTTCGCCATTTTCGGATCCGGCGCGGCAAAGGACCAGCCCGTCCTTTCCTCCGGCACATGGGAAATCCTGATGGCGCGCTCCGCGCAGGCCACGCTGACCCGGGAAGATTATGAGGACGGCGCCACAGCGGAATTCGACGCGGAATCCAGCCTGCTCAACCCCGGGCTTCAATGGCTGGGTTCCGGCATTATCGAATGGGTGAAAGCAGCCTGCTTTCACGGGGAATCCTATGACGCCATGGACGCGGAAGCGGCCGTCGTCCCTCCCGGTTGCGACGGCGTAACCATGATTCCGGACTTCCTGGCCTCCGGAGACCGGAAAGGCTCCATCAACGGCCTAGTTCTGGGAAGAACACGCGGCCATATCTACCGCGCCGCCATGGAAGCGCTCACCTGGCGGCTGAAATCCCGTCTGCGCCGTTTGGAATCCGTGGGCGGGTTCAAAAGCGAATTCCTTATCCTGGTGGGCGGAGGCGCCAGAAACAGCGTCTGGACCCAGATAAGGGCGGACATTCTCCGGATTCCCGTAAAAGTCTCTGAAGTTTCAGAAAGTACGGTATTGGGAGCATCCATGTTTGCTTTTGCGGGCGCCGGGGTGTACTCTACGCCGGAGCAGGCCCGGGACGCCTTCGGCATTACCTACCGGACATACATGCCGGGTTCCCAGGAAGCCGCCTACGAAAATCTCAATCAATAA
- a CDS encoding four helix bundle protein, with protein sequence MAHPAHTFRYGHCRQFIRSCLWKQQKGFLSQNPHILKECSETHTWLKLPHAAGSLTKKEVFFIDQDCTEILNMLISINKTAQPDSY encoded by the coding sequence ATTGCCCATCCGGCTCATACGTTCCGGTACGGGCATTGCCGCCAATTTATCCGAAGCTGTCTATGGAAGCAGCAGAAGGGATTTCTTTCCCAAAACCCGCATATCCTGAAGGAATGTTCCGAGACGCATACATGGCTTAAACTGCCGCATGCCGCCGGAAGCCTGACGAAAAAGGAAGTATTCTTTATCGACCAGGACTGCACAGAAATCCTTAACATGCTCATTTCTATTAACAAAACAGCTCAACCGGATTCCTATTAA
- a CDS encoding L-fucose isomerase yields the protein MKTALPTIGIRPTIDGRRLGVRESLEDQTMNMARAAAALIEANIRHASGEPVKCVIADTCIGGPAEAAACADKFKANNVGVSLAVTPCWCYGSETFDMDPFTPKAIWGFNGTERPGAVYLAAALAGLNQKGFPAFSIYGKDVQDATDTSIPEDVAEKILRFCRAGLAVATLRGKGYLSIGGCSMGIAGSIVDQSFWENYLGIRVQAVDMTEVRRRMDQKIYDEAEFDLAMQWADSVFKFAEDKNRPDLKLDEAGRRKTFRESVLMAMIFRDMMQGNPKLKKIDREEESLGYQAIAGGFQGQRHWTDFYPNGDIAETLLNSTFDWNGPRAPLPFATENDSLNGACLLFGYLLTGQANVFADVRTYWSPEAVKRVTGYTLEGHAKDGIIHLINSGSAALDGCMACTDKDGQPVMKKHWDVTPDDAKTMMEQAVWCPANREYFRGGGYSVHYVTRGGAPVTMMRLNIVKGLGPVLIVAEGWSVELPAEVHKTLDERTDPGWPTTWFAPRLTGKGAFTDVYSVMANMGANHGAFTYGHIGADILTMASMLRIPVYAHNIPDDQIYRPSAWGLHGTADPEGADFRACANYGPLYGKY from the coding sequence ATGAAAACAGCATTACCAACCATCGGAATCCGCCCCACGATTGACGGGCGCCGCCTCGGCGTTCGGGAATCCCTGGAAGATCAAACCATGAACATGGCCAGGGCGGCGGCGGCCCTCATTGAGGCCAACATCCGTCACGCCTCCGGCGAACCCGTTAAATGCGTAATCGCGGACACCTGTATCGGCGGCCCGGCGGAAGCCGCCGCCTGCGCGGACAAGTTCAAGGCCAACAACGTCGGCGTCTCCCTGGCCGTCACGCCCTGCTGGTGCTACGGCAGTGAAACATTTGACATGGATCCGTTCACTCCCAAGGCCATCTGGGGCTTCAACGGCACGGAACGGCCCGGCGCCGTGTACCTGGCCGCCGCGCTGGCCGGACTGAACCAGAAAGGGTTCCCGGCTTTCTCCATTTATGGAAAAGACGTGCAGGACGCCACGGACACTTCCATTCCGGAAGACGTAGCTGAAAAAATCCTGCGCTTCTGCCGCGCCGGCCTCGCCGTAGCCACCCTCCGCGGAAAAGGCTATCTCTCCATCGGCGGCTGCTCCATGGGCATTGCCGGTTCCATCGTGGACCAGTCTTTCTGGGAAAATTACCTGGGCATCCGCGTACAGGCCGTGGATATGACGGAAGTGCGCCGCCGCATGGACCAGAAGATTTATGACGAAGCGGAATTCGACCTCGCCATGCAATGGGCGGACTCCGTCTTTAAATTCGCCGAGGACAAAAACCGCCCGGACCTGAAGCTGGACGAAGCCGGACGCCGCAAAACCTTCAGGGAAAGCGTGCTGATGGCCATGATCTTCCGCGATATGATGCAGGGCAATCCCAAACTCAAGAAAATCGACCGCGAAGAAGAATCCCTGGGTTACCAGGCCATTGCCGGCGGTTTCCAGGGCCAGCGCCACTGGACGGACTTTTACCCGAACGGAGACATTGCGGAAACCTTGCTTAACTCCACCTTTGACTGGAACGGCCCGCGCGCCCCGCTTCCCTTCGCCACGGAAAATGACTCTCTCAACGGCGCCTGCCTCCTCTTCGGCTATCTGCTGACCGGACAAGCCAACGTCTTCGCGGACGTTCGCACCTACTGGAGCCCGGAAGCCGTGAAGCGCGTCACGGGTTATACGCTGGAAGGCCATGCCAAGGACGGCATCATCCACCTCATCAATTCCGGCTCCGCCGCCCTGGACGGCTGCATGGCCTGCACGGACAAGGACGGACAGCCCGTCATGAAAAAACACTGGGACGTCACCCCGGACGATGCGAAAACCATGATGGAGCAAGCCGTCTGGTGCCCGGCCAACCGGGAATACTTCCGCGGCGGCGGCTACTCCGTCCATTACGTCACCAGGGGCGGCGCCCCCGTCACCATGATGCGCCTGAACATCGTCAAGGGGCTCGGCCCCGTTCTGATCGTGGCGGAAGGCTGGTCCGTGGAGCTGCCTGCCGAGGTGCACAAAACCCTGGACGAACGCACCGATCCGGGCTGGCCGACCACCTGGTTCGCCCCGCGCCTGACCGGCAAGGGAGCCTTTACGGACGTGTACAGCGTCATGGCCAACATGGGAGCCAACCACGGAGCCTTTACTTACGGCCACATCGGCGCGGACATCCTGACGATGGCCTCCATGCTGCGCATTCCCGTATACGCCCATAACATTCCGGATGACCAAATCTACCGCCCCTCCGCCTGGGGTCTCCACGGCACTGCGGATCCGGAAGGGGCTGATTTCCGCGCCTGCGCCAACTACGGCCCGCTGTACGGGAAATACTGA
- a CDS encoding sialidase family protein, producing the protein MRLSLNTLTGVALLCALGLSVPAALGTESFEQAKQGRFTSLPTKYGPMSCGDGVAEIGRGGKSGKSSLRMFGGQDTELKLDLKDIPSREVRLSAWAERWTGQAPFEFSIVAIGPKGEKKIYDGKDIRTGGFHTKIKASVPAGTRSLLFRLTSPENKGMKLDDLFIVPCIPMKVNPQVEMASSAYPVMVRIPCNPVLSLNVRTDGCLNPQFLTAVNLDFTGTTKLSDIASVTVIRGEEEPHVHHGEEPFPKDSSQVLGTVKLAGSTRPQISVKGNMELEPGDNYLWACVTMKEGASLDGRVVVRPASLVAGNKLVKVANAAPVAQRIGAAVVRHGDFNSKFYRIPGLARSKKGTLLAVYDIRYNHAGDLPANIDVGVSRSADGGRTWSDVKIAIDDSRIDPSLGATKGVGDPAILVDEKTGRIWVAAIWSHRHSIWGSKSGDNSPEACGQLVLAYSDDDGLTWSKPINITEQTKNKDWRILFNGPGNGICMKDGTLVFAAQYWDGKGVPWSTIVYSKDRGKTWHCGTGVNQQTTEAQVIELEDGSIMINARCNWGGSRVVGVTKDLGQTWEKHPTNRTSQLKEPVCQGSLLAVDGVPGAGRVVLFSNPNTTSGRSHMTLKASTDDAGSWPEDKWLLYDARKGWGYSCLAPVDKNHVGVLYESQGALNFLKIPYKDVLNAKNAR; encoded by the coding sequence ATGCGTTTATCTTTGAATACATTAACGGGGGTAGCCCTTTTGTGCGCCTTGGGGCTGTCTGTTCCCGCTGCTCTTGGTACGGAAAGCTTTGAGCAGGCCAAACAAGGCAGGTTCACGTCTCTTCCCACCAAATACGGCCCCATGTCCTGCGGGGACGGCGTGGCGGAAATCGGGAGAGGAGGAAAATCCGGGAAATCTTCCCTGCGAATGTTCGGCGGGCAGGATACCGAATTGAAACTGGACTTGAAGGATATTCCTTCCAGAGAAGTCCGGTTGTCTGCTTGGGCGGAGCGATGGACCGGACAGGCCCCTTTTGAATTTTCCATTGTGGCCATAGGGCCGAAGGGAGAGAAGAAGATTTATGACGGCAAGGATATCAGGACGGGCGGGTTTCATACCAAGATAAAAGCCAGTGTTCCCGCCGGAACGCGTTCCCTGCTGTTCAGGCTTACTTCTCCGGAGAATAAGGGAATGAAGCTGGACGATTTGTTCATCGTTCCCTGTATTCCCATGAAGGTGAATCCTCAGGTGGAGATGGCCTCTTCCGCCTATCCGGTGATGGTGCGCATCCCGTGCAACCCTGTTCTTTCCCTGAATGTCCGGACGGACGGCTGCCTTAATCCCCAGTTCCTGACAGCCGTCAATCTGGATTTTACGGGTACGACGAAGCTTTCCGACATTGCATCCGTGACCGTCATACGGGGGGAAGAGGAGCCCCACGTTCATCATGGGGAAGAGCCGTTTCCGAAAGACTCTTCCCAGGTTCTTGGCACGGTAAAGCTTGCCGGTTCCACGAGACCCCAGATTTCTGTGAAGGGGAACATGGAGCTGGAGCCCGGAGACAATTACCTGTGGGCTTGCGTGACGATGAAAGAAGGTGCCTCCTTGGACGGCAGGGTGGTGGTGCGTCCGGCCAGCCTTGTGGCGGGCAATAAACTGGTGAAGGTTGCCAATGCGGCTCCCGTAGCGCAGCGCATCGGCGCGGCCGTAGTCAGGCATGGGGATTTCAACTCCAAATTTTACCGTATTCCCGGGCTGGCCCGTTCCAAGAAGGGAACTCTGCTGGCCGTGTACGATATCCGGTACAATCATGCCGGAGACCTGCCTGCCAACATTGACGTGGGCGTAAGCCGTTCCGCGGACGGAGGCCGTACCTGGTCTGACGTCAAGATCGCCATTGATGATTCCAGGATTGACCCTTCTCTGGGGGCTACCAAAGGCGTAGGGGATCCGGCCATTCTGGTGGATGAAAAGACGGGGCGCATCTGGGTGGCCGCCATATGGAGCCACAGGCATTCCATCTGGGGCAGCAAGTCCGGAGACAATTCCCCGGAGGCCTGCGGACAGCTGGTGCTGGCCTACAGCGATGACGATGGCCTGACCTGGTCCAAGCCGATTAATATTACGGAACAGACCAAGAACAAGGATTGGCGCATTTTGTTCAATGGCCCCGGCAACGGCATTTGCATGAAAGACGGCACGCTGGTTTTCGCCGCCCAGTATTGGGACGGCAAGGGGGTGCCGTGGTCCACCATTGTTTATTCCAAAGACCGGGGGAAAACCTGGCACTGCGGCACGGGCGTCAACCAGCAGACGACGGAAGCCCAGGTGATTGAGCTGGAAGACGGTTCCATCATGATCAACGCCCGGTGCAACTGGGGCGGTTCCCGCGTAGTGGGCGTTACGAAGGACCTGGGCCAGACCTGGGAAAAACACCCCACCAACCGCACTTCCCAGCTGAAGGAGCCGGTCTGTCAGGGCAGCCTGCTTGCCGTGGACGGCGTGCCGGGGGCGGGCAGAGTGGTTCTGTTTTCCAATCCCAATACCACATCCGGTCGTTCCCACATGACGCTGAAAGCCTCTACGGATGACGCCGGTTCATGGCCGGAAGACAAGTGGCTCCTTTACGATGCCCGCAAAGGCTGGGGGTATTCCTGCCTGGCGCCGGTGGACAAGAACCATGTGGGCGTGCTGTACGAATCCCAGGGAGCGCTGAATTTCCTGAAAATTCCCTACAAGGATGTTCTTAACGCCAAAAATGCGCGCTGA
- a CDS encoding RNA polymerase sigma factor codes for MDEAQDMPPAEPDEDAKLMLRVRNGDASAMEMLVRKHQNSVYAAVARMLNNGPETEDIAQQVFIRIWKGAGNYEPSARFTTWMFTILRNLVFNEVRRQKRKPTTSADAMEEEGGMAVFLEPSQAPDEALEHTELRQAVDAAIAALPEKARLAVQLRRFENMPYEEIARVLDMTVPATKSLLFRARNMLKEALASFLS; via the coding sequence ATGGACGAAGCACAAGACATGCCGCCTGCGGAACCAGACGAAGATGCCAAGCTGATGCTGAGGGTCAGGAATGGCGACGCTTCCGCCATGGAAATGCTGGTCCGCAAACACCAGAATTCCGTATATGCGGCTGTGGCCCGCATGTTGAACAACGGTCCGGAGACAGAGGACATCGCCCAGCAGGTATTCATCCGCATCTGGAAGGGAGCCGGGAATTACGAACCTTCCGCACGGTTTACCACCTGGATGTTCACCATCCTGCGCAATCTGGTGTTCAATGAAGTGCGCCGCCAGAAACGCAAGCCTACCACCTCCGCAGACGCCATGGAGGAGGAAGGAGGAATGGCCGTATTTCTGGAACCTTCCCAGGCCCCGGACGAAGCGCTGGAGCATACGGAACTCCGGCAAGCCGTGGACGCGGCAATCGCAGCCCTGCCGGAAAAGGCGCGGCTGGCCGTTCAATTGCGCCGTTTCGAAAACATGCCCTATGAGGAAATAGCCAGAGTGCTGGATATGACGGTTCCCGCTACCAAAAGCCTGCTGTTCCGCGCCAGAAACATGCTGAAGGAAGCTCTTGCTTCCTTTTTATCCTGA
- the thiC gene encoding phosphomethylpyrimidine synthase ThiC produces MNDTSNLSYPGSRRIYVPGRLYPDVRVPMREILLSDTLLPDGTSHPNDPVRVYDCSGPWGDAAYEGTAENGLPPLRAAWIRARGDVKEDEGQERSLRAAGETPVTQRYYAQQGVVTPEMEFVAIRENLGREQVFKAIYDRYPNAKSRPDRAAEALETLTMMPRPSELEAQEGFGPSSMVARDRLDHQHAPERRKGCRMPAYFTPEFVRDEIASGRALIPANINHPECEPMAIGRNFLVKINANIGNSALGSSIEEEVEKLRWAIHWGADTVMDLSTGKNIHATREWILRNSPVPIGTVPIYQALEKVGGKVADLSWEVFRDTLLEQARQGVDYVTVHAALLLRFVNHTARRMTGIVSRGGSIMAQWSMIHEQENFLYSHWDEICSILAAYDIAVSIGDGLRPGSVADANDFAQLAELEVQGDLTMRAWKAGVQVMNEGPGHVPMHLIGENMSKQLEWCMEAPFYTLGPLVTDIAPGYDHITGAIGGAIIGQLGCAMLCYVTRKEHLGLPDREDVREGVVTYKLAAHAADLAKGHPSAQWRDNALAQARFEFRWEDQFNLSLDPQKARSFHDLTLPHANAKKAHFCSMCGPDFCAMRLSQDVRRRSQQ; encoded by the coding sequence ATGAACGATACCTCCAATTTGTCCTATCCCGGTTCCCGCCGCATTTATGTTCCGGGCCGTCTGTACCCGGATGTCCGGGTTCCCATGAGGGAAATCCTTTTGAGCGATACCTTGCTGCCCGACGGCACCTCCCATCCTAATGACCCGGTGCGCGTGTACGATTGCTCCGGCCCCTGGGGGGACGCTGCGTATGAAGGGACTGCAGAGAACGGGCTTCCCCCCCTGCGTGCCGCCTGGATACGGGCCCGCGGGGATGTGAAAGAGGATGAGGGGCAGGAGCGCTCCCTGCGTGCCGCGGGGGAAACGCCTGTGACACAGCGTTATTACGCTCAACAGGGCGTTGTTACGCCGGAAATGGAATTTGTCGCCATCCGGGAAAATTTGGGCAGGGAACAGGTTTTCAAGGCGATATACGACCGCTATCCGAACGCCAAAAGCCGCCCGGACAGGGCTGCGGAAGCCCTGGAAACGCTTACCATGATGCCGAGGCCGTCCGAATTGGAGGCGCAGGAAGGATTTGGGCCGTCCAGCATGGTGGCCCGCGACCGGCTGGATCACCAGCATGCCCCGGAACGTCGGAAGGGCTGCCGCATGCCAGCTTACTTTACGCCTGAATTCGTTAGGGATGAAATTGCCTCGGGCCGTGCGCTGATTCCCGCCAACATCAATCATCCGGAATGTGAACCGATGGCCATCGGCCGCAATTTCCTGGTAAAAATCAACGCCAACATAGGCAACTCCGCGCTGGGGTCCAGCATTGAGGAGGAGGTGGAAAAGCTGCGCTGGGCCATTCACTGGGGGGCGGATACCGTCATGGACCTGTCCACCGGGAAGAATATCCACGCGACGAGGGAATGGATTTTAAGAAACTCCCCTGTTCCCATCGGGACTGTACCCATTTATCAGGCTCTGGAAAAGGTGGGAGGAAAGGTGGCTGACCTGAGTTGGGAGGTTTTCCGCGATACCCTGCTTGAGCAGGCCCGCCAGGGTGTGGACTATGTGACGGTGCACGCCGCCCTTCTGCTCAGGTTCGTGAACCATACGGCACGGCGCATGACGGGCATCGTTTCCCGCGGCGGTTCCATCATGGCGCAGTGGAGCATGATCCACGAACAGGAAAATTTCCTTTATTCCCACTGGGATGAAATTTGTTCCATTCTGGCGGCTTACGACATTGCCGTCTCCATCGGGGACGGCCTGCGGCCCGGTTCCGTGGCGGACGCCAACGACTTCGCCCAGCTGGCGGAGCTGGAAGTGCAGGGGGATTTGACCATGCGCGCATGGAAGGCGGGCGTGCAGGTCATGAATGAAGGCCCCGGCCACGTTCCCATGCATCTTATTGGAGAAAACATGAGCAAGCAGCTGGAATGGTGCATGGAAGCGCCCTTTTATACGCTGGGGCCGCTGGTAACGGACATCGCCCCCGGTTACGACCATATTACCGGAGCTATCGGGGGGGCGATTATCGGCCAGCTCGGCTGCGCCATGCTTTGCTATGTAACCAGAAAAGAGCATCTGGGGCTTCCGGACAGGGAAGACGTAAGGGAAGGCGTGGTCACCTACAAGCTGGCGGCCCACGCCGCAGACCTGGCGAAGGGGCATCCATCCGCGCAATGGAGGGACAACGCTTTGGCCCAGGCCAGGTTTGAATTCCGCTGGGAGGATCAATTCAATCTTTCTCTGGATCCGCAAAAGGCGCGTTCCTTCCATGACCTGACGCTTCCTCATGCCAACGCCAAAAAAGCCCATTTCTGTTCCATGTGCGGTCCGGATTTTTGCGCCATGCGCCTGAGCCAGGATGTCCGCCGCCGCTCGCAACAGTAG
- a CDS encoding thioredoxin family protein → MRSSFFSAIGVLSLASALICSASSSWETDWNKALEKAGKSGQPVLVDFTGSDWCPGCIYLRKNIFDTDAFAKYAADHQFVLLELDFPKTAGKMPPEQLKFHEDLMRRYGVSSFPTVLLMEGNGAPYAKIMSATRTPEEYLKKLEAAGETRKKLKEAVAAALPLKGKEKLEQLVKALNVLPEDLQPFQKELIAEISVLDPEDKYGFSGKSEKAATMEKQRLMWEQFCRKYSGKFSAADMLAARKEALNMLENKDMLPPIRLEIAKYISDGYALERNFPKVLEYLKIARDADPESQAAKKLEPWIENMRKFVNQEK, encoded by the coding sequence ATGAGAAGTTCATTTTTTTCTGCAATTGGCGTTCTTTCCTTGGCCTCCGCTTTGATTTGTTCCGCGTCTTCCTCCTGGGAGACTGATTGGAATAAGGCGTTGGAGAAAGCCGGAAAGAGCGGACAGCCGGTACTGGTTGACTTTACCGGTTCCGACTGGTGCCCCGGATGTATTTATCTGCGCAAGAATATTTTTGACACGGATGCGTTCGCCAAATATGCGGCGGATCATCAATTCGTGCTGCTGGAGCTGGATTTTCCCAAGACCGCCGGGAAAATGCCTCCGGAACAGCTTAAATTCCATGAAGATCTGATGCGCCGTTACGGCGTTTCCTCATTCCCGACTGTTTTGCTGATGGAAGGGAATGGCGCTCCTTATGCTAAAATAATGAGTGCGACCAGGACGCCGGAGGAATATCTGAAGAAACTGGAGGCTGCCGGAGAAACGAGGAAGAAGTTGAAAGAGGCTGTGGCGGCGGCCCTGCCGCTGAAAGGAAAGGAAAAACTGGAGCAGCTTGTTAAGGCCCTGAACGTGCTTCCGGAAGATTTGCAGCCTTTTCAGAAGGAGTTGATTGCAGAAATTTCCGTCTTGGACCCGGAAGATAAATACGGATTCTCGGGGAAGTCTGAAAAGGCTGCAACCATGGAGAAGCAACGGCTTATGTGGGAGCAATTCTGCCGGAAATATTCGGGAAAATTCTCTGCGGCAGATATGCTCGCCGCCCGTAAGGAAGCATTGAATATGCTGGAAAATAAAGACATGCTCCCTCCGATTCGTCTGGAAATCGCCAAATATATCAGCGATGGGTATGCCTTGGAACGTAATTTCCCCAAGGTTCTGGAATACTTGAAAATTGCCCGGGATGCCGATCCGGAATCACAGGCGGCCAAAAAGCTGGAACCATGGATTGAAAACATGCGGAAATTTGTCAATCAGGAGAAGTAG
- a CDS encoding RNA polymerase sigma factor codes for MADEGNEYAEMNTPAYVRKEEVIEGESSHLLSWDEWLREHAAQLLLFARQQSRSPEDAEDILQDALIRLARKEASGEFVGGQEAWLSYVFASIRRLAVDYGRKSDRRQKREDEACAAEQDEDVYADPWFSSAAADEELKQFMETQLRKLPPKFSEVIVLKIWGEQTFQQIAETLEISQNTAASRYRYGIDLLRRALRNKKNQF; via the coding sequence ATGGCTGATGAAGGGAACGAATATGCAGAAATGAATACGCCGGCCTATGTCAGAAAAGAGGAGGTGATCGAGGGAGAAAGCAGCCATTTGCTGAGTTGGGATGAGTGGCTGCGGGAACATGCTGCCCAGTTGCTGTTGTTTGCCCGCCAGCAGTCCCGCTCACCGGAAGATGCGGAGGACATACTTCAGGATGCCCTGATACGCCTGGCGCGCAAGGAGGCCTCCGGGGAATTTGTGGGAGGGCAGGAGGCGTGGCTCTCCTATGTCTTTGCCTCCATCCGGCGTCTGGCGGTGGATTATGGCCGCAAATCCGACCGCCGTCAGAAAAGGGAAGATGAGGCCTGCGCCGCTGAACAGGATGAGGATGTTTATGCGGACCCCTGGTTTTCCAGCGCTGCGGCGGATGAGGAACTCAAACAATTCATGGAAACGCAGCTCAGGAAGCTCCCTCCCAAGTTCTCTGAAGTCATTGTCCTGAAAATATGGGGAGAGCAAACTTTTCAGCAAATTGCGGAAACGCTGGAAATCTCACAGAATACGGCGGCGAGCCGGTACCGTTACGGGATTGACTTGCTCCGCAGGGCTTTAAGAAATAAAAAGAATCAATTCTAA